A region of Streptomyces sp. NBC_01750 DNA encodes the following proteins:
- a CDS encoding cytochrome P450 family protein, giving the protein MDPAGGCPHADNARLLAGGAVAPVVLPGEVAGMAVLGHAALKEFLAHPDVAKGAAHFTALRDGEIPDGWPLKTFATVQGMTTADDADHRRLRSLVSKAFTARRVGELRPRIETVTAQLLDGLGEAAAAGGGVADLRTHFALPLPMGVICELLGVDAEHQDRLHHLSNQVVNTSIGPEEAMDANRELVAVLGTVAATRMENPGDDLTSALIAAREEDGDRLSRHELIGTLLLMIIAGHETTLNLITNAVRAVCAHRDQLELVQSGKATWSDVVEETLRWDSPVSYFPFRYPTRDLTVGGTVIPKGTPVLAGYSAAGRDKSAHGPDADRFDITRTGGARHLSLGHGPHYCLGSPLARMEATIALERLFTRFPELDLAVPEAELRRHASFVGNSVRELPVRPRA; this is encoded by the coding sequence ATGGACCCGGCCGGAGGCTGCCCGCACGCGGACAACGCCCGGCTGCTCGCCGGGGGCGCGGTCGCACCGGTCGTGCTCCCCGGCGAAGTGGCGGGCATGGCGGTGCTCGGCCATGCCGCGCTCAAGGAGTTCCTCGCCCATCCCGACGTAGCGAAGGGAGCGGCGCACTTCACCGCGCTGCGCGACGGGGAGATACCCGACGGCTGGCCGCTGAAGACCTTCGCGACGGTGCAAGGAATGACCACCGCCGACGACGCGGACCACCGGCGGCTGCGCTCGCTGGTGAGCAAGGCGTTCACGGCCCGCCGGGTGGGGGAGCTGAGGCCGCGGATCGAGACGGTGACGGCACAGCTCCTCGACGGCCTGGGCGAGGCGGCCGCCGCGGGCGGGGGCGTCGCCGATCTGCGGACACACTTCGCACTGCCCCTGCCGATGGGGGTGATCTGCGAACTCCTCGGCGTGGACGCCGAGCACCAGGACCGGCTGCACCATCTGTCGAACCAGGTGGTGAACACGTCCATCGGCCCGGAGGAGGCGATGGACGCGAACCGCGAGCTGGTGGCGGTGCTCGGGACGGTCGCCGCGACCCGTATGGAGAACCCGGGCGACGATCTGACCAGCGCGCTGATCGCGGCCCGCGAGGAGGACGGCGACAGGCTCAGCCGGCACGAACTGATCGGCACCCTGCTGCTGATGATCATCGCCGGGCACGAGACGACGCTGAACCTGATCACCAATGCCGTACGCGCGGTGTGCGCCCACCGGGACCAGCTGGAACTGGTGCAGTCCGGCAAGGCGACCTGGTCGGACGTGGTCGAGGAGACGCTGCGCTGGGACAGCCCGGTCAGCTACTTCCCGTTCCGCTATCCGACCCGGGATCTTACGGTCGGCGGAACGGTGATCCCCAAGGGCACTCCGGTGCTTGCCGGTTACTCGGCAGCCGGTCGTGACAAGTCGGCGCACGGCCCTGACGCGGACCGTTTCGACATCACCAGGACCGGCGGCGCCCGGCATCTGTCGCTGGGCCACGGCCCGCACTACTGCCTGGGTTCGCCGCTGGCGCGGATGGAGGCGACGATCGCGCTGGAGCGGCTGTTCACGCGCTTCCCGGAGCTGGATCTGGCGGTCCCGGAGGCGGAGTTGCGCAGGCACGCGAGCTTTGTGGGCAACAGCGTGCGGGAGTTGCCGGTACGGCCCCGGGCCTGA
- a CDS encoding aspartate/glutamate racemase family protein yields the protein MRTIGLIGGMSWESSAEYYRLLNELVRERLGGLHSAKCVLHSVDFAEVEELQVAGEWERAGEILAEAAQGLQAAGADLLLICTNTMHKVAGQVEAAVSVPLLHLADATADAVRAQGLSRVGLLGTAFTMEQDFYRDRLAGHGLEVLTPDTEGRALVHRVIYEELCRGVVRDESRAAYRDVIGQLVAAGAEGVVLGCTEIELLIGEKDSPVPVFPTTRLHAEAAVAAALGGH from the coding sequence ATGAGGACCATAGGGCTGATCGGCGGAATGAGCTGGGAATCCAGCGCCGAGTACTACCGGCTGCTCAACGAGCTGGTACGGGAACGCCTCGGCGGGCTGCACTCCGCCAAGTGCGTTCTCCACTCCGTCGACTTCGCCGAGGTCGAGGAGCTCCAGGTCGCGGGGGAGTGGGAGCGCGCCGGTGAGATCCTCGCCGAGGCCGCACAGGGGCTCCAGGCCGCGGGCGCGGACCTCTTGCTGATCTGTACGAACACCATGCACAAGGTCGCGGGACAGGTGGAGGCCGCCGTCTCCGTCCCGCTGCTGCATCTCGCGGACGCCACCGCCGATGCCGTACGCGCGCAGGGGCTCAGCCGGGTCGGGCTGCTCGGAACCGCGTTCACCATGGAGCAGGACTTCTACCGGGACCGGCTGGCCGGACACGGACTCGAGGTGCTCACGCCCGACACGGAAGGGCGTGCCCTGGTGCACCGGGTGATCTACGAGGAGCTGTGCCGCGGAGTCGTACGGGACGAGTCCCGAGCCGCCTATCGGGACGTCATCGGCCAACTCGTCGCCGCCGGCGCGGAGGGCGTCGTACTGGGGTGCACCGAGATCGAGTTGCTCATCGGGGAGAAGGACAGCCCGGTGCCGGTGTTTCCGACGACCCGGCTGCATGCCGAGGCGGCCGTGGCCGCCGCTCTGGGCGGGCACTGA
- a CDS encoding DUF6196 family protein → MVSVSVETAQQTEERLQRVVSEADFMVHEGLWSFEEFPADRPPALTADTLAMVRDADSWCRLVPAPSDGGDAERFGIFSFHFPDATDNSGFVGWLATRLKARLGTGVFVVCGSNRGRGGIYDYWGCPADLTAEAIKVIAELRAA, encoded by the coding sequence GTGGTCAGTGTCAGTGTCGAGACCGCCCAGCAGACCGAAGAACGTCTCCAACGCGTGGTCTCGGAGGCCGACTTCATGGTCCATGAGGGGCTCTGGTCCTTCGAGGAGTTCCCGGCCGACCGGCCTCCGGCTCTCACGGCCGACACATTGGCGATGGTCCGTGACGCCGACAGCTGGTGCCGCCTGGTTCCCGCCCCGTCGGACGGTGGTGATGCCGAACGGTTCGGGATCTTCTCCTTCCACTTCCCCGACGCCACGGACAACAGCGGATTCGTCGGCTGGTTGGCCACTCGTCTCAAAGCGCGGCTGGGCACGGGGGTCTTCGTCGTCTGCGGCAGCAACCGTGGCCGTGGCGGCATCTACGACTACTGGGGGTGCCCGGCCGACCTGACCGCCGAGGCCATCAAGGTGATCGCCGAACTCCGCGCGGCCTGA
- a CDS encoding SDR family oxidoreductase yields MPPAIAVTGAGGQIGGRLARRLSGRGVGARLLGRDPGRLPDLARCVKAPSAAYGDGEAMRRAIEGADTLFLVSAHEAADRVREHITAVDAAVAAGVERIVYVSFIGAAPNATFTFARDHWHTEEYIRGTGLAYTFLRDNLYMAVLPTLAAADGVIRGPAGDGRVGAVAHEDIADVAAAVLLGEGHDGATYDVTGPEALSLDEVAAELTRVSGRPITYVAETRAEAYASRAGYGAEEWEVAGWVSSYEAIANGETATVSDVVPRLTGRPAQSFTEYLAEHPGSYRHLLP; encoded by the coding sequence ATGCCCCCAGCCATCGCCGTCACCGGAGCAGGCGGACAGATCGGCGGGCGTCTCGCTCGGCGGCTCTCCGGGCGGGGGGTGGGCGCGCGGCTGCTGGGGCGGGATCCCGGACGGCTTCCGGACCTCGCCAGGTGCGTCAAGGCGCCGTCGGCGGCATACGGGGACGGGGAGGCCATGCGCCGGGCGATCGAAGGGGCCGACACGCTCTTCCTGGTGTCGGCACACGAGGCGGCCGACCGGGTGCGGGAGCACATCACCGCCGTGGACGCGGCCGTCGCGGCGGGAGTCGAGCGGATCGTGTACGTGTCGTTCATCGGCGCCGCGCCCAATGCCACCTTCACCTTCGCGCGCGATCACTGGCACACCGAGGAGTACATCCGGGGCACGGGGCTCGCGTACACCTTCCTCCGCGACAACCTCTATATGGCCGTGCTGCCCACCCTGGCCGCCGCGGACGGGGTCATCCGCGGGCCCGCCGGGGACGGGCGGGTCGGGGCGGTGGCGCACGAGGACATCGCGGATGTCGCCGCTGCCGTGCTACTCGGGGAAGGGCACGACGGGGCGACGTACGACGTCACCGGACCCGAGGCGCTCTCCCTCGACGAGGTCGCCGCGGAGCTGACCCGGGTCAGCGGGCGTCCGATCACCTACGTGGCCGAGACGCGCGCGGAGGCGTACGCCTCACGGGCCGGGTACGGCGCGGAGGAGTGGGAGGTCGCCGGCTGGGTGTCCTCCTACGAAGCCATCGCCAACGGCGAGACGGCCACCGTGTCCGACGTTGTCCCGCGGCTGACGGGCCGTCCGGCGCAGAGCTTCACCGAGTACCTGGCCGAGCATCCGGGCAGTTACCGGCACCTCTTGCCCTGA
- the hutI gene encoding imidazolonepropionase — translation MTTTVITNIGSLVTNDPALGDGTPIGLLQDAAVVVDGDHVAWVGPTADAPAADDAVDAAGRAVIPGFVDSHSHLLFAGDRTQEFNARMSGRAYSAGGIRTTVAATRAAGDEALEANLTHYLREALRQGTTTFETKSGYGLTVEDEARALRIAALHTDEVTYLGAHIVPPDYADDPAAYVALVTGEMLDACAPYARWVDVFCEKGAFDGDQARAILTAGKAKGLHPRVHANQLSYGPGVQLAVELDAASADHCTHLTDADVDALANSATVATLLPGAEFSTRAQWPDARRLLDAGVTVALSTDCNPGSSFTSSVPFCIALAVRDMGMTPDEAIWSATAGGAAALRRTDIGRVTPGARADLALLEAPSHVHLAYRPGVPLVSEVWRQGKRCR, via the coding sequence ATGACCACCACCGTCATCACCAACATCGGCAGCCTCGTCACCAACGACCCCGCCCTCGGCGACGGAACCCCCATCGGCCTCCTCCAGGACGCCGCAGTAGTCGTCGACGGCGACCACGTCGCCTGGGTCGGGCCCACCGCCGACGCCCCGGCAGCCGATGACGCCGTCGACGCCGCCGGGCGCGCCGTCATCCCCGGCTTCGTCGACTCCCACTCCCACCTCCTCTTCGCCGGCGACCGCACTCAGGAGTTCAACGCCCGGATGTCCGGCCGTGCCTACTCCGCCGGCGGCATCCGCACCACCGTCGCCGCGACCCGCGCGGCCGGCGACGAGGCTCTCGAAGCGAACCTCACGCACTACCTCCGCGAGGCCCTCCGCCAGGGCACCACAACCTTCGAGACCAAGTCCGGCTACGGGCTCACCGTCGAGGACGAGGCTCGCGCCCTGCGCATCGCCGCGCTCCACACCGACGAGGTCACCTACCTCGGCGCGCACATCGTCCCGCCCGACTACGCCGACGACCCCGCGGCGTACGTCGCCCTGGTCACCGGCGAGATGCTCGACGCCTGTGCTCCGTACGCCCGTTGGGTCGATGTCTTCTGCGAGAAGGGCGCCTTCGACGGCGACCAGGCCCGCGCGATCCTCACCGCCGGCAAGGCGAAGGGCCTGCACCCTCGCGTCCATGCCAACCAGCTCAGCTACGGCCCCGGCGTGCAGCTCGCCGTCGAGCTCGACGCCGCTTCCGCCGACCACTGCACGCACCTCACCGACGCGGACGTCGACGCGCTCGCCAACAGCGCGACCGTCGCCACGCTCCTCCCCGGCGCGGAGTTCTCCACCCGCGCACAGTGGCCCGACGCCCGCCGCCTGCTGGACGCGGGCGTGACCGTCGCGCTGTCCACGGACTGCAACCCGGGCTCGTCCTTCACGTCCTCCGTTCCGTTCTGTATCGCGCTCGCCGTACGGGACATGGGCATGACTCCGGACGAGGCGATCTGGTCCGCGACGGCCGGCGGCGCGGCGGCCCTGCGCCGTACCGACATCGGCCGCGTCACCCCCGGCGCCCGCGCCGACCTCGCCCTGCTCGAGGCCCCGAGCCATGTCCACCTGGCCTACCGGCCGGGCGTGCCGCTCGTCTCGGAGGTCTGGCGTCAGGGCAAGAGGTGCCGGTAA
- a CDS encoding formimidoylglutamate deiminase, producing the protein MTYWLEHAWLGTHVEPGVALDVTDGRITAVRTEVGAPPPGAVVLRGFTIPGLANAHSHAFHRGLRGLVQVGSGTFWTWREFMYGVASRLTPESYHALARAVYAEMALAGITAVGEFHYVHHAPGGTPYAEPNAMGEALIAAAADAGIRITLLDTAYLSSAIGNKHTGEPPTAHQLRFSDGTAEAWAQRASLLKDGDTVRIGAAIHSVRAVPAEQLSTVASWAAARNAPLHVHLSEQTAENDACLAAHGCTPARLLADHGVLGPRTTGVHNTHLTHEDIALVGGSGTGTCMCPTTERDLADGIGPAADLQREGSPLSLGSDSHAVIDLLEEARAMELDERLRTRTRGHWTAASLLRAATEDGHAALGWDEAGRLEAGALADFTTVALDTVRTAGPLPRLAAETAVFAATAADVRHTVVAGRHVVRDGSHTLVPDVPSALSEAIAALRA; encoded by the coding sequence ATGACGTACTGGCTGGAACATGCCTGGCTCGGCACACATGTCGAGCCGGGCGTGGCCCTGGACGTGACGGACGGCCGGATCACCGCCGTACGCACCGAGGTCGGCGCCCCGCCGCCGGGCGCGGTCGTGCTGCGGGGCTTCACGATCCCCGGCCTCGCGAACGCCCACTCGCATGCTTTCCACCGGGGCCTGCGCGGCCTCGTCCAGGTCGGGTCGGGGACTTTCTGGACCTGGCGCGAGTTCATGTACGGGGTCGCTTCACGGCTGACACCGGAGTCGTACCACGCGCTGGCACGGGCGGTGTACGCGGAGATGGCGCTGGCGGGGATCACGGCGGTCGGCGAGTTCCACTATGTGCATCACGCGCCGGGCGGCACCCCGTATGCCGAGCCCAACGCCATGGGAGAGGCGCTGATCGCCGCCGCCGCGGACGCGGGCATCCGGATCACCCTGCTCGACACGGCGTATCTGTCGTCCGCCATCGGGAACAAGCACACCGGGGAGCCGCCGACCGCGCATCAGCTTCGCTTCTCCGACGGCACGGCGGAGGCGTGGGCGCAGCGCGCCTCGCTGCTGAAGGACGGTGACACGGTACGGATCGGGGCGGCGATCCACTCCGTACGGGCGGTTCCGGCGGAGCAGCTGTCCACCGTCGCTTCCTGGGCAGCCGCACGGAACGCCCCCCTTCATGTCCACCTCTCCGAGCAGACCGCGGAGAACGACGCCTGTCTGGCCGCGCACGGGTGCACACCGGCCCGGCTGCTCGCCGACCACGGTGTGCTCGGCCCCCGGACGACGGGCGTCCACAACACGCATCTGACGCACGAGGACATCGCGCTGGTCGGCGGGAGCGGGACGGGCACCTGCATGTGCCCGACGACCGAGCGGGACTTGGCGGACGGCATCGGGCCCGCGGCCGACCTCCAGCGCGAGGGCTCCCCGCTCTCGCTCGGCAGCGACAGCCACGCGGTGATCGACCTGCTGGAAGAGGCCCGCGCGATGGAGCTGGACGAACGCCTGCGAACCCGTACGCGCGGCCACTGGACGGCCGCGTCGCTGCTGCGCGCCGCCACGGAGGACGGGCACGCGGCGCTGGGCTGGGACGAGGCGGGGCGCCTGGAGGCCGGCGCGCTCGCCGACTTCACGACGGTGGCCCTCGACACCGTACGCACGGCGGGGCCGCTGCCGCGACTGGCCGCGGAGACGGCGGTGTTCGCGGCGACGGCCGCGGACGTGCGGCACACGGTCGTGGCGGGCCGCCACGTGGTCCGCGACGGCTCCCACACCCTGGTCCCGGACGTCCCGTCGGCCTTGTCGGAAGCGATCGCGGCCCTGCGCGCATGA
- a CDS encoding allantoate amidohydrolase gives MWRDLEPIGRDADTRGYRRYAWTGADADCRAWFKAQADSRGLTYELDRNGNQWAWLGDPLAEGAVVTGSHLDSVPDGGAFDGPLGVVSSFAALDELRARGARFTKPIAITNFGDEEGARFGLACVGSRLASGQLTREAAYGLRDGDGVSLPQAMAEAGYDPSTIGPDPERLARIGAFVELHVEQGRALDLSGDRVGIASAIWPHGRWRFDFHGEANHAGTTRLVDRRDPMLTYAETVLAARREAELAGAVATFGKISVEPNAVNAIPSLVRGWLDSRAADQSTLDTVVSAIERAAKERAERDGVDLRVVRESFTPVIEFEHALRDEMNKILGGSVPVLGTGAGHDAGILSGAIPTAMLFVRNPTGVSHSPAESAAEDDCVAGVIALADVLEGLACR, from the coding sequence ATGTGGCGGGACCTCGAACCCATCGGCCGCGACGCGGACACCCGCGGCTACCGCCGCTACGCCTGGACCGGCGCCGACGCCGACTGCCGCGCCTGGTTCAAGGCACAGGCCGACTCCCGAGGCCTGACCTACGAGCTCGACCGCAACGGCAACCAGTGGGCCTGGCTCGGCGACCCGCTCGCCGAGGGTGCCGTCGTCACCGGCTCCCACCTGGACTCGGTCCCCGACGGCGGTGCCTTCGACGGCCCGCTCGGCGTGGTCTCCTCCTTCGCCGCACTCGACGAACTGCGCGCCAGAGGAGCCCGGTTCACGAAGCCGATCGCCATCACCAACTTCGGCGACGAGGAGGGCGCCCGCTTCGGTCTCGCCTGCGTGGGCTCGCGTCTCGCCTCCGGACAGCTGACGCGCGAAGCGGCGTACGGGCTGCGCGACGGCGACGGGGTGTCGCTCCCGCAGGCCATGGCGGAGGCCGGGTACGACCCGTCCACCATCGGTCCCGACCCCGAACGGCTCGCCCGTATCGGCGCGTTCGTCGAGCTCCATGTCGAGCAGGGCCGGGCGCTCGACCTGTCAGGTGACCGCGTCGGCATCGCATCCGCGATCTGGCCGCACGGCCGCTGGCGGTTCGACTTCCACGGCGAGGCCAACCACGCGGGCACGACGCGGCTCGTCGACCGCCGCGACCCGATGCTGACATACGCCGAGACGGTCCTCGCGGCCCGCCGCGAGGCCGAACTCGCGGGCGCGGTCGCCACGTTCGGCAAGATCTCCGTCGAGCCGAACGCCGTCAACGCGATCCCGTCGCTGGTGCGCGGCTGGCTGGACTCGCGCGCCGCCGACCAGTCCACGCTCGACACGGTCGTCTCCGCGATCGAGCGGGCGGCGAAGGAGCGGGCCGAGCGGGACGGCGTCGACCTGCGTGTCGTGCGCGAGTCCTTCACCCCGGTGATCGAGTTCGAGCACGCGCTGCGCGACGAGATGAACAAGATCCTCGGCGGCTCCGTCCCCGTGCTCGGCACGGGCGCGGGACACGACGCGGGAATCCTGTCCGGCGCCATCCCGACAGCCATGCTGTTCGTACGGAACCCGACAGGCGTCTCGCACTCCCCGGCCGAGTCGGCGGCCGAGGACGACTGCGTCGCCGGGGTCATCGCGCTCGCCGACGTACTGGAGGGTCTCGCGTGCAGATGA
- the hutU gene encoding urocanate hydratase: protein MSGPRPVRAPRGTELSALGWQQEAALRMLQNNLDPEVAEHPDKLVVYGGTGKAARDWRSFDAMVRTLQTLKQDETMLVQSGRPVGVMQTHEWAPRVLIANSNLVGDWANWEEFRRLEQLGLTMYGQMTAGSWIYIGTQGILQGTYETFAAVAAKKFGGTLAGTITLTAGLGGMGGAQPLAVTMNDGVAICIDVDPRAIERRIEHRYLDVRANSLEHALQLAVEARDARKPLSIGLLGNAAELLPRMLAEGAPIDIVTDQTSAHDPLAYLPLGIDFDDMASYAAEKPADFTQRARESMARHVEAMVGFMDAGAEVFDYGNSIRGEAQLAGYERAFAFPGFVPAYIRPLFCEGKGPFRWAALSGEASDIHKTDKAMLELFPENESLHRWIKMAGERVHFQGLPARICWLGYGERDKAGERFNDMVASGELAAPLVIGRDHLDCGSVASPYRETEAMLDGSDAIADWPLLNAMVNVASGASWVSIHHGGGVGMGRSIHAGQVSVADGTKLAGEKIRRVLTNDPGMGVIRHVDAGYDIAESVADELGVRVPMREGDQA from the coding sequence ATGTCAGGACCCCGCCCCGTACGGGCACCGCGCGGTACGGAACTGAGCGCCCTGGGATGGCAGCAGGAAGCCGCCCTCCGCATGCTCCAGAACAACCTCGACCCCGAGGTCGCCGAGCATCCCGACAAGCTCGTCGTCTACGGCGGCACCGGCAAGGCGGCCCGCGACTGGCGCTCCTTCGACGCGATGGTGCGCACGCTGCAGACGCTGAAGCAGGACGAGACGATGCTTGTCCAGTCCGGGCGTCCGGTCGGCGTGATGCAGACGCACGAATGGGCGCCGCGGGTGCTCATCGCCAACTCCAACCTGGTCGGCGACTGGGCGAACTGGGAGGAGTTCCGGCGGCTGGAGCAGCTGGGTCTGACCATGTACGGCCAGATGACGGCCGGCTCCTGGATCTACATCGGCACGCAGGGCATCCTGCAGGGCACGTACGAGACGTTCGCGGCGGTCGCCGCCAAGAAGTTCGGCGGCACGCTCGCCGGGACGATCACGCTGACCGCCGGTCTGGGCGGCATGGGCGGCGCGCAGCCGCTCGCCGTGACGATGAACGACGGCGTCGCGATCTGCATCGACGTCGACCCGCGCGCGATCGAGCGCCGTATCGAGCACCGCTACCTGGACGTGCGCGCGAACTCGCTGGAGCACGCGCTCCAGCTCGCCGTCGAGGCCCGCGACGCCCGCAAGCCGCTCTCCATCGGCCTGCTCGGCAACGCCGCGGAACTGCTGCCGCGCATGCTCGCCGAAGGTGCGCCGATCGACATCGTGACCGACCAGACCTCGGCCCACGACCCGCTGGCCTACCTGCCCCTGGGCATCGACTTCGACGACATGGCTTCGTACGCCGCCGAGAAGCCCGCCGACTTCACACAGCGCGCCCGCGAGTCCATGGCCCGCCATGTGGAGGCGATGGTCGGCTTCATGGACGCCGGCGCCGAGGTCTTCGACTACGGCAACTCCATCCGTGGCGAGGCCCAACTGGCCGGTTACGAGCGGGCGTTCGCCTTCCCCGGCTTTGTGCCCGCGTATATCCGGCCGCTGTTCTGCGAGGGCAAGGGCCCGTTCCGGTGGGCGGCCCTGTCCGGCGAGGCCTCGGACATCCACAAGACCGACAAGGCGATGCTCGAGCTCTTCCCGGAGAACGAGTCGCTGCACCGCTGGATCAAGATGGCCGGCGAGCGCGTCCACTTCCAGGGTCTGCCGGCGCGTATCTGCTGGCTCGGCTACGGCGAGCGCGACAAGGCGGGCGAGCGCTTCAACGACATGGTGGCCTCCGGTGAGCTGGCCGCCCCGCTGGTGATCGGCCGCGACCACCTGGACTGCGGCTCCGTCGCATCCCCCTACCGCGAGACCGAGGCCATGCTGGACGGGTCGGACGCCATCGCCGACTGGCCGCTGCTCAACGCCATGGTCAACGTGGCCTCGGGCGCGAGCTGGGTGTCGATCCACCACGGCGGTGGCGTCGGCATGGGCCGCTCCATCCACGCCGGCCAGGTCTCGGTGGCGGACGGCACGAAGCTCGCGGGCGAGAAGATCCGCCGCGTACTGACGAACGACCCGGGCATGGGCGTCATCCGCCACGTGGACGCGGGCTACGACATCGCGGAGTCGGTCGCGGACGAGCTCGGTGTGCGTGTCCCGATGCGCGAGGGCGACCAGGCGTGA
- a CDS encoding diaminopimelate decarboxylase, translating into MPSDRRDQAVRAAVEQGLLSEAQPVAALLDVAGIRASAAALRAAFAAVTDAPVLHAFAVKAAPLVPVLALLHAEGIGAEVASPGELALARAAGVGSDHTVLDSPAKTPAELREALTLGIAVNADNWQELAHIDALVQGTAIRSPLGLRVNPQVGGGAIGALSTATATSKFGVALRDEGARDRVVRAYLDRPWLTRLHAHSGSQGMPLTLMAQGILAVHELAEEINAAAGRQQIDTVDIGGGLPVNFASDEQSPTFAEYARLLKEQVPGLLDGRYGLVTEFGRSLLAKHGTVLARVEYAKTAGSRPIAVTHAGVQIATRTVYDPSSWPLRIVAYDAGGRPKAGAAVVQDIAGPACFAGDLLAEARPLPLLEQGDVIAALDTGAYYFSNHYGYNSLPRPGVHGFVTAADGPVRFTTVRDPQSLEEIVAESGGAHADALTAP; encoded by the coding sequence ATGCCTTCAGACCGTCGGGATCAAGCCGTACGAGCGGCAGTGGAGCAGGGACTTCTCAGCGAGGCACAGCCGGTCGCCGCGCTCCTCGACGTGGCCGGCATCCGCGCCTCGGCCGCCGCGCTGCGGGCCGCCTTCGCCGCCGTCACCGACGCCCCCGTACTGCACGCCTTCGCCGTGAAGGCCGCGCCGCTGGTCCCCGTGCTCGCACTGCTGCACGCCGAAGGCATCGGCGCGGAGGTCGCGAGCCCGGGCGAGCTGGCGCTGGCCCGCGCCGCCGGCGTGGGGAGCGACCACACGGTCCTCGACTCTCCCGCCAAGACGCCCGCCGAACTGCGCGAGGCCCTCACACTCGGTATCGCCGTCAACGCCGACAATTGGCAGGAGCTCGCGCACATCGACGCCCTCGTCCAGGGCACCGCCATCCGGTCCCCGCTCGGCCTGCGCGTCAATCCACAGGTCGGCGGCGGTGCCATCGGAGCCCTGTCGACGGCCACCGCGACCTCCAAATTCGGTGTCGCGCTGCGTGACGAAGGCGCCCGCGACCGGGTCGTACGCGCGTATCTCGACCGCCCGTGGCTGACCAGGCTGCATGCTCACTCCGGCTCGCAGGGCATGCCGCTGACCCTGATGGCGCAGGGCATCCTGGCCGTGCACGAGCTGGCCGAGGAGATCAACGCCGCGGCCGGCCGGCAGCAGATCGACACCGTCGACATCGGCGGCGGCCTCCCGGTCAATTTCGCCTCCGACGAACAGTCGCCCACCTTCGCCGAGTACGCCCGGCTGCTGAAGGAGCAGGTCCCCGGGCTGCTCGACGGCCGCTACGGCCTCGTCACCGAGTTCGGCCGGTCCCTCCTCGCCAAGCACGGCACGGTCCTCGCCCGCGTCGAGTACGCCAAGACCGCCGGGTCGCGCCCCATCGCGGTCACCCACGCAGGCGTCCAGATCGCGACCCGTACCGTGTACGACCCCTCCTCGTGGCCACTGCGCATCGTCGCGTACGACGCCGGGGGCCGTCCGAAGGCGGGGGCGGCCGTCGTGCAGGACATCGCGGGACCCGCCTGCTTCGCCGGCGACCTGCTCGCCGAGGCGCGCCCGCTGCCGCTGCTGGAGCAGGGTGATGTGATCGCGGCGCTGGACACCGGCGCGTACTACTTCTCGAACCACTACGGCTACAACAGCCTGCCCCGGCCCGGCGTCCACGGATTTGTCACCGCCGCGGACGGGCCGGTGCGGTTCACCACCGTCCGGGACCCGCAGAGCCTGGAGGAGATCGTCGCCGAGTCGGGCGGCGCGCACGCGGACGCACTGACCGCCCCCTGA
- a CDS encoding transcriptional regulator, with amino-acid sequence MLVRLADERATGVLVRDHGALYLADGQVVHAESPDAPGLDVLLTASGRLEPGSWAEAVAQAGSRREVARFLVDSGQVAGGELEICHLGALFDAAFFALAPASGPSRFRYGVAHWIGRVRPVPTQVVEREAQRRSRLLDSVWPYPAVDTAPLERSPHTAGRAVGPRRQSLLDLADGVRTPAAVARKLGRPAFNTLLEVRRLAAEGLIATPGEPAAAPETAEPPSVLDSALLRRLRDALEATL; translated from the coding sequence ATGCTCGTCAGACTCGCGGACGAGCGGGCCACCGGCGTTCTCGTACGCGACCACGGCGCCCTCTATCTGGCCGACGGCCAGGTCGTGCACGCCGAGAGCCCCGACGCGCCCGGACTCGACGTCCTGCTGACGGCGAGCGGCCGGCTGGAGCCCGGGAGCTGGGCGGAGGCGGTGGCGCAGGCGGGGTCGCGCCGCGAGGTCGCCCGCTTCCTCGTCGACAGCGGCCAAGTGGCGGGCGGCGAGCTGGAGATCTGCCATCTCGGCGCGCTGTTCGACGCGGCCTTCTTCGCCCTGGCGCCCGCCAGTGGTCCGAGCCGCTTCCGCTACGGCGTCGCCCACTGGATCGGCCGGGTGCGGCCGGTGCCCACACAGGTCGTCGAACGCGAGGCCCAGCGGCGCAGCCGGCTGCTGGACTCCGTATGGCCCTACCCCGCGGTCGACACCGCGCCGCTCGAGCGCTCCCCGCACACCGCGGGACGGGCGGTCGGCCCCCGCCGGCAGTCGTTGCTGGACCTCGCCGACGGCGTACGCACGCCGGCCGCGGTCGCCCGGAAACTGGGACGTCCCGCCTTCAACACCCTGCTCGAGGTCCGGAGGCTGGCCGCCGAGGGGCTCATCGCGACGCCCGGCGAGCCCGCTGCCGCCCCCGAGACCGCCGAGCCCCCGTCCGTCCTGGACTCCGCCCTGCTCCGCCGGCTCCGCGACGCCCTGGAGGCAACCCTGTGA